One window from the genome of Babylonia areolata isolate BAREFJ2019XMU chromosome 11, ASM4173473v1, whole genome shotgun sequence encodes:
- the LOC143287162 gene encoding uncharacterized protein LOC143287162, whose protein sequence is MDQITKEANPDPEAPNELMFADDQAMMNNDKTQLQEHTDQLNTSCENYNMKISVSKTEVMTVSRRPEKLDISINGTQLKQASELKYLGSIFTEIGKLDRETETRCQKANADLTIN, encoded by the coding sequence ATGGACCAGATTACAAAGGAGGCCAACCCAGACCCTGAGGCACCCAATGAACTCATGTTTGCCGACGACCAGGCAATGATGAACAACGACAAGACACAGCTACAAGAGCACACAGACCAGCTCAACACAAGCTGCGAGAACTACAACATGAAGATCAGCGTCAGTAAGACCGAGGTCATGACCGTCAGCAGGAGACCAGAAAAATTGGACATCAGCATCAATGGAACCCAGTTGAAGCAAGCAAGCGAATTGAAGTACCTGGGCAGCATCTTCACTGAAATCGGCAaattagacagagaaacagagaccagATGCCAAAAAGCCAACGCA